The Arachis hypogaea cultivar Tifrunner chromosome 16, arahy.Tifrunner.gnm2.J5K5, whole genome shotgun sequence genome contains a region encoding:
- the LOC112755343 gene encoding glutamate synthase [NADH], amyloplastic isoform X1, giving the protein MSKSLSLTSSSLNNPQLNGFRKLNNSPQGRLVSLSVNRSKAFTLCSAPGDKKRFFGPRLRSSGSERFLLWQFGGPGWLPKVAVRSAFSAVPEKPLGLYDPKMDKDSCGVGFVAELSGQSSRKTVTDALEMLVRMTHRGACGCEANTGDGAGILVALPHDFYKEVVEFELPPQGNYAVGMLFLPKSDIRRKESKNIFQKVAESLGHSVIGWRSVPTDNTGLGKSAVQTEPVIEQVFLTPSAQSKVDLERQMYILRKLSMAAITSALNLQNDGIADFYICSLSSRTVVYKGQLTPAQLREYYFADLGNERFTSYMALIHSRFSTNTFPSWDRAQPMQILGHNGEINTLRGNVNWMKAREGLLKCKALGLSEDELKKLLPIVNANSSDSGAFDGVLEFLVQSGKSLPEAVMMMIPEAWQNDKNMDPQRKAFYEYYSALMEPWDGPALISFTDGHYLGATLDRNGLRPGRFYVTHSGRVIMASEVGVVDIPPKDVCRKGRLNPGMMLLVDFEKHIVVDDDALKEQYSLARPYGEWLKRQKIELKDIVDSVDESERVPPTIAGVAPLSSDDVDMENMGIHGLLAPLKAFGYTVESLEMLLLPMAKDGVEALGSMGNDTPLAVMSNREKLTFEYFKQMFAQVTNPPIDPIREKIVTSMECMVGPEGDLTQTTEEQCHRLSLKSPLLTIEQMEAIKKMNYRGWRSKVIDITYSKECGKRGLEEALDRICAEAHGAISEGYTTLVLSDRAFSRKRVAVSSLLAVGAVHQHLVKSLERTRVALIVESAEPREVHHFCTLVGFGADAICPYLAVEAIWRLQVDGRIPPKASGEFYSKDELVKKYFKASNYGMMKVLAKMGISTLASYKGAQIFEALGLSSEVIEKCFAGTPSRVEGATFEMLARDALQLHALAFPTRVFSPGSAEAVALPNPGDYHWRKGGEIHLNDPLAIAKLQEAARTNSIDAYKQYSKLIHELNKACNLRGILKFKEISTKIPIDQVEPSSEIVKRFCTGAMSYGSISLEAHTTLAMAMNKLGGKSNTGEGGEQPSRMEPLPDGSMNPKRSAIKQVASGRFGVSSYYLTNADELQIKMAQGAKPGEGGELPGHKVIGDIAITRNSTAGVGLISPPPHHDIYSIEDLAQLIYDLKNANPSARISVKLVSEAGVGIIASGVVKGHADHVLISGHDGGTGASRWTGIKNAGLPWELGLAETHQTLVANDLRGRTVLQTDGQLKTGRDVAIAALLGAEEFGFSTAPLITLGCIMMRKCHKNTCPVGIATQDPVLREKFAGEPEHVINFFFMVAEEMREIMSNLGFKTVDEMVGRSDMLEVDKEIVKSNEKLENLDLSLLLRPAAELRPGAAQCCMQKQDHGLDMALDNKLISLSNASLEKGLPVYIETPIQNVNRAVGTMLSHEVTKRYHFAGLPTGTIHIRFTGSAGQSFGAFLCPGITLELEGDGNDYVGKGLSGGKIVVYPPKGSNFDPKENIVIGNVALYGATCGEAYFNGMAAERFCVRNSGAEAVVEGVGDHGCEYMTGGTVVVLGKTGRNFAAGMSGGIAYVLDVDGKFKSRCNPELVDLDKVEEEEDIITLRMLIQQHQRHTNSMLAKEVLADFENLLPKFIKVFPREYKRALANMKSEQTSNDTVDDDEAQAVERDAFEELKKLATSSVNEKPSQAVSPKRPTQVADAVKHRGFVAYEREGVQYRDPNLRMNDWKEVMEKTKPGPLLKTQSARCMDCGTPFCHQENSGCPLGNKIPEFNELVYQNRWRDALERLLETNNFPEFTGRVCPAPCEGSCVLGIIENPVSIKSIECAIIDKAFEEGWMVPRPPLRRTGKRVVIIGSGPAGLAAADQLNKMGHTITVYERADRIGGLMMYGVPNMKTDKVDIVQRRVNLMAEEGVTFVVNANVGRDPLYSLDRIREENDAIVLAVGATEPRDLPVPGRELSGVHFAMEFLHANTKSLLDSNLQDGNYISAKGKKVVVIGGGDTGTDCIGTSIRHGCSSIINLELLPEPPRTRAPGNPWPQWPRIFRVDYGHQEAAAKFGKDPRSYEVLTKRFVGDENGVVKGLEVVRVCWEKDQTGKFQFKEIEGTEEIIQADLVLLAMGFLGPEYTIAKKLGMERDNRSNFKADYGRFSTSVKGVFAAGDCRRGQSLVVWAISEGRQAAAQVDKYLIKEEKEHKVVGSKDELVKRQRDLNKKHQDSSKHTVIT; this is encoded by the exons ATGTCAAAGTCACTCTCGCTAACGTCCTCGTCTCTCAACAACCCTCAGCTGAATGGTTTCCGAAAACTCAACAATTCCCCACAGGGTCGGCTGGTGAGCCTCTCCGTCAATCGGAGCAAAGCATTCACACTATGCTCTGCTCCGGGGGACAAGAAGAGGTTCTTCGGCCCGCGGCTGCGATCAAGCGGGTCCGAGAGGTTCCTCTTGTGGCAGTTTGGTGGGCCGGGCTGGTTACCGAAGGTGGCAGTCCGGTCCGCATTCTCGGCAGTGCCAGAGAAGCCGTTGGGGCTCTATGATCCCAAAATGGATAAGGACTCGTGCGGGGTTGGGTTCGTTGCTGAATTGTCTGGTCAAAGTAGCCGCAAAACT GTAACAGATGCGTTAGAGATGTTGGTGAGAATGACGCATAGAGGTGCTTGCGGGTGCGAGGCCAACACTGGTGATGGAGCAGGGATTCTTGTGGCTCTGCCTCATGATTTTTACAAGGAG GTTGTGGAGTTTGAGCTTCCCCCCCAAGGAAATTATGCAGTTGGCATGCTTTTCTTGCCTAAATCTGATATTCGTAggaaagaaagcaaaaatatatttcaaaag GTTGCGGAGAGTCTGGGGCACTCAGTTATTGGTTGGCGCTCCGTTCCCACAGACAACACAGGATTGGGCAAATCAGCTGTACAGACTGAACCGGTGATTGAGCAAGTGTTTCTTACTCCAAGTGCTCAATCAAAAGTTGATTTGGAAAGACAG ATGTACATATTAAGGAAGCTTAGCATGGCCGCTATTACATCCGCCTTGAACCTCCAAAATGACGGCATTGCTGATTTCTATATCTGTTCACTTTCGTCAAG GACTGTTGTTTACAAAGGTCAGCTAACACCAGCTCAACTGAGGGAATATTATTTTGCGGACCTAGGCAATGAAAGGTTTACGAGCTACATGGCCCTG ATACATTCACGGTTTTCTACAAATACCTTCCCTAGCTGGGATCGTGCTCAGCCTATGCAAATATTGGGACACAATGGAGAGATCAACACTCTAAGAGGCAATGTCAACTG GATGAAGGCGCGTGAGGGGTTACTGAAGTGCAAGGCACTTGGTTTATCAGAGGATGAATTAAAGAAGCTTTTGCCCATTGTCAATGCAAATTCATCTGATTCAG GAGCTTTTGATGGCGTTCTTGAGTTTTTGGTTCAATCTGGAAAAAGTCTTCCTGAAGCTGTTATGATGATGATTCCTGAGGCATGGCAAAACGATAAAAACATGGATCCTCAACGTAAAGCATTTTATGAATACTATTCAGCTCTCATGGAGCCATGGGATGGACCAGCTCTTATATCAT TTACTGATGGTCACTATCTTGGAGCCACACTGGATAGGAATGGACTGCGACCTGGCCGCTTCTATGTTACTCACAGTGGACGAGTTATAATGGCAAGTGAAGTTGGAGTCGTAGACATTCCTCCTAAAGATGTGTGTAGGAAAGGAAGATTAAATCCTGGCATGATGCTTCTGGTAGATTTTGAGAAGCacattgttgttgatgatgatgccTTAAAGGAACAGTATTCGTTGGCAAGGCCCTATGGGGAGTGGCTCAAAAGACAGAAGATTGAACTCAAAGACATAGTAGATTCTGTTGATGAATCTGAAAGAGTTCCACCAACAATCGCAGGAGTGGCTCCG CTCTCTAGTGATGATGTGGATATGGAAAATATGGGAATTCATGGTCTACTGGCTCCATTGAAAGCTTTTGG ATATACGGTTGAATCATTGGAAATGCTATTACTTCCTATGGCAAAAGATGGTGTAGAAGCCCTAGGGTCAATGGGAAATGATACTCCATTAGCTGTCATGTCCAATAGAGAAAAGCTCACTTTCGAGTACTTCAAGCAAATGTTTGCTCAAGTGACAAATCCTCCAATTGATCCTATTCGTGAGAAAATAGTTACTTCAATGGAATGTATGGTTGGTCCAGAAGGTGATCTGACACAAACAACAGAGGAACAATGTCACCGCCTTTCACTAAAAAGTCCCCTTTTGACCATTGAACAAATGGAAGCGATTAAAAAGATGAATTATAGAGGATGGCGGAGCAAAGTTATAGACATAACTTACTCAAAGGAATGTGGTAAGAGAGGATTGGAAGAAGCATTGGACAGGATATGTGCAGAAGCACATGGTGCAATTAGTGAAGGCTACACAACCCTTGTTCTTTCTGATAGAG CTTTCTCGAGGAAACGTGTTGCTGTGAGCTCCCTCCTGGCCGTTGGTGCTGTCCATCAACATCTTGTTAAAAGTCTTGAGCGCACTAGAGTTGCCTTAATAGTTGAGTCTGCTGAACCACGTGAAGTGCACCATTTCTGCACACTTGTCGGTTTTGGTGCTGATGCTATATGCCCTTATTTGGCTGTGGAGGCAATATGGAGACTCCAAGTTGATGGAAGGATCCCACCTAAAGCAAGTGGTGAATTCTACTCAAAAGATGAGTTGGTCAAGAAGTACTTTAAAGCAAGCAACTATGGCATGATGAAGGTTCTTGCAAAGATGGGAATATCAACTTTGGCCTCCTACAAAGGTGCTCAGATTTTTGAAGCTCTGGGTCTTTCTTCAGAGGTGATTGAAAAGTGCTTTGCTGGAACACCTAGTCGAGTTGAGGGTGCTACATTTGAGATGCTTGCTCGGGATGCTCTACAACTGCATGCATTGGCATTTCCTACTCGGGTTTTCTCTCCTGGAAGTGCTGAAGCTGTTGCATTGCCCAATCCCGGGGATTATCATTGGAGGAAAGGTGGTGAAATTCATCTGAATGATCCGCTTGCAATAGCAAAGCTTCAGGAAGCTGCCAGAACTAACAGTATAGATGCATATAAACAGTATTCTAAGCTCATTCACGAGTTGAATAAAGCTTGCAATTTGCGGGGAATTCTGAAATTCAAAGAGATATCCACAAAGATTCCCATTGATCAAGTGGAACCATCCAGTGAAATAGTTAAACGGTTTTGCACTGGGGCCATGAGTTACGGGTCAATATCATTGGAGGCACACACAACATTAGCAATGGCTATGAATAAACTTGGAGGGAAATCAAATACAG GTGAGGGCGGTGAACAACCATCTCGTATGGAGCCTCTTCCTGATGGTTCAATGAATCCCAAAAGGAGTGCCATCAAACAAGTTGCTAGTGGAAGATTTGGAGTCTCAAGTTACTACCTTACTAATGCTGATGAACTACAGATAAAGATGGCCCAG GGTGCAAAACCTGGTGAGGGAGGTGAACTTCCTGGCCACAAAGTTATAGGAGACATTGCCATCACTAGAAATTCAACTGCTGGAGTAGGACTTATCAGTCCACCTCCCCATCATGATATTTATTCAATCGAAGACCTTGCGCAACTGATTTATGATCTAAAG AATGCCAACCCATCTGCTCGAATTAGCGTGAAGTTAGTTTCTGAAGCTGGAGTGGGGATAATTGCTAGCGGAGTTGTTAAAGGTCATGCGGACCATGTCTTGATCTCAGGTCATGATGGAGGTACAGGGGCATCTAGATGGACCGGCATAAAGAATGCTGGGCTGCCTTGGGAACTTGGCCTAGCTGAGACTCACCAGACATTGGTTGCAAATGACCTACGTGGTCGCACAGTTCTTCAAACTGATGGCCAACTCAAAACGGGAAGAGATGTGGCCATAGCTGCTCTTCTTGGAGCAGAAGAGTTCGGTTTCAGTACTGCTCCACTCATTACTCTTGGCTGTATCATGATGCGGAAGTGTCACAAGAACACCTGTCCTGTTGGCATTGCTACCCAAGATCCAGTACTTAGAGAGAAGTTTGCCGGAGAACCTGAGCATGTTATTAACTTCTTTTTCATGGTAGCTGAAGAGATGAGAGAAATTATGTCCAACCTTGGCTTTAAAACTGTTGATGAGATGGTTGGCCGTTCAGATATGCTTGAAGTTGATAAGGAAATTGTTAAGAGCAATGAGAAACTGGAAAACCTTGACCTCTCTCTATTGCTTAGACCTGCAGCTGAACTAAGACCGGGAGCCGCACAGTGCTGTATGCAAAAACAAGATCATGGTTTGGACATGGCCTTGGATAATAAGCTCATCAGTTTGTCCAATGCTTCTTTGGAAAAGGGTCTCCCAGTATACATTGAAACTCCAATCCAGAATGTAAACCGTGCTGTGGGAACTATGCTTAGCCATGAGGTTACTAAACGATACCACTTTGCTGGTCTTCCAACTGGCACCATCCATATCAGATTTACTGGCAGTGCTGGCCAGAGCTTTGGTGCATTCCTCTGTCCTGGCATCACTTTGGAACTTGAAGGTGATGGCAACGACTATGTCGGTAAAGGATTGTCAGGAGGAAAAATTGTAGTGTATCCTCCAAAAGGAAGCAACTTTGACCCTAAGGAGAACATTGTAATTGGTAATGTGGCGCTGTATGGTGCAACCTGTGGTGAAGCATATTTCAATGGGATGGCAGCAGAAAGATTTTGTGTGCGTAACTCAGGGGCTGAGGCAGTTGTGGAAGGGGTTGGTGATCATGGATGTGAATACATGACTGGCGGGACTGTCGTTGTGCTTGGGAAAACTGGTAGAAATTTTGCTGCTGGTATGAGTGGTGGGATTGCTTATGTTCTTGATGTGGATGGAAAATTCAAATCTCGATGCAACCCCGAGCTTGTAGATTTGGATaaggttgaagaggaagaggatattatTACCCTAAGAATGTTGATACAGCAACATCAACGGCACACAAATAGCATGCTTGCCAAAGAAGTTCTTGCTGATTTTGAGAATCTACTTCCTAAATTCATCAAGGTGTTCCCTAGGGAGTACAAGCGCGCTCTTGCAAATATGAAGTCTGAGCAGACCTCCAACGATACAGTAGATGATGATGAAGCGCAGGCTGTTGAGAGGGATGCATTTGAAGAGCTTAAGAAACTGGCAACTTCATCTGTGAATGAGAAGCCAAGTCAG GCTGTATCGCCCAAGAGGCCAACTCAAGTTGCTGATGCCGTTAAACATCGAGGTTTTGTTGCATATGAGCGTGAGGGTGTTCAGTATAGGGATCCTAATCTTCGGATGAATGATTGGAAGGAGGTGATGGAAAAGACAAAGCCTGGTCCCCTTTTGAAAACACAGTCTGCCCGATGCATGGACTGTGGTACTCCTTTCTGTCATCAG GAGAATTCTGGATGTCCTCTTGGAAATAAAATACCAGAGTTTAACGAATTAGTGTACCAAAATAGATGGCGGGATGCATTAGAAAGGCTTCTTGAAACAAATAACTTTCCTGAATTTACTGGTCGGGTGTGCCCTGCACCTTGTGAAGGTTCTTGTGTCCTTGGTATTATCGAAAATCCGGTATCTATTAAAAGCATTGAATGTGCCATCATAGATAAGGCTTTTGAGGAAGGTTGGATGGTGCCACGACCTCCACTTAGGAGAACTGG GAAAAGGGTTGTCATTATTGGAAGTGGACCAGCTGGTCTAGCAGCTGCTGATCAACTAAACAAAATGGGCCATACAATAACAGTGTATGAACGAGCTGATAGGATTGGAGGGCTTATGATGTATGGGGTTCCCAACATGAAAACTGACAAAGTTGATATAGTTCAACGGCGAGTCAACCTTATGGCTGAGGAAGGAGTAACTTTTGTTGTGAATGCTAACGTTGGACGTGATCCTTTGTACTCTCTTGATCGGATTCGAGAGGAGAACGATGCTATTGTCTTGGCTGTTGGAGCCACAGAACCAAG AGATCTTCCGGTGCCTGGACGTGAGCTCTCAGGAGTTCATTTTGCCATGGAGTTTCTTCATGCGAACACTAAGAGCTTGCTTGATAGCAATCTTCAGGATGGTAATTACATTTCTGCCAAGGGCAAGAAAGTTGTTGTCATAGGTGGGGGTGACACTGGTACCGATTGCATAGGGACATCCATTCGTCATGGTTGCAGTAGCATTATAAATCTCGAACTTCTTCCTGAGCCACCTCGCACAAGAGCCCCAGGAAACCCTTGGCCTCAG TGGCCTCGCATATTCCGTGTAGATTACGGGCACCAAGAAGCTGCTGCTAAATTCGGGAAAGATCCAAGATCATATGAGGTACTGACCAAGCGTTTTGTTGGAGATGAAAATGGAGTGGTGAAAGGACTTGAAGTGGTACGTGTCTGTTGGGAGAAGGATCAAACTGGCAAGTTTCAATTTAAAGAAATTGAAGGCACTGAGGAGATCATTCAAGCTgacctagttttactagccatggGCTTTCTTGGCCCTGAATAT ACAATTGCAAAGAAGTTGGGTATGGAGCGAGACAACCGGTCAAATTTCAAGGCTGATTATGGTCGCTTCTCAACCAGTGTCAAAGGAGTGTTTGCAGCTGGCGATTGTCGCCGGGGTCAATCCCTGGTGGTATGGGCTATTTCAGAGGGACGACAAGCCGCGGCACAAGTTGACAAGTacctcattaaagaggaaaaagagcACAAAGTTGTGGGGAGTAAGGATGAACTAGTCAAGAGGCAACGAGACCTCAACAAGAAGCACCAGGACAGTAGCAAACACACAGTGATTACCTAA